Below is a window of Paenibacillus bovis DNA.
CAAAGACAAATCGACGGTCACTGCGCTGATCGACAAGCTGATCCGACTGGAATTGGTGCATAAAGAAAAAGATGCGAATGACACAAGAATTACCTTTGTATCGCTGACACCCAAAGGGGAAGCACTCAAGCCTGTTTTTGAAGAGATTTCCCGTGAGCTGATGGACTCGTTTTATACCGGCTTTTCCGCAGAAGAGAAAAAGGAACTGCTGCGTTTGCTACTGAAGGTACACCACAACTTCTAATTTTTTTTGGATAAATAGTTTGATATAAAACTAATTACGGAGGTAACCAAAATGATTGATTATACCACCTTGTTGCCCGATCATACCACCAAATATATAGGTGAATATGATCTGTATCTCGAAATGTATAACGCGGAAAATCCAGCAGCTCCTACTTCGGAAAGACCTCCACTGCTCTTTGTACATGGCGCTTATACCGGCAGCTGGATGTGGAGCAAGTATATTCCCCATTTTGTCCGCAGCGGATGGACCTGTTACTGCATGAATCTGAGAGGCCATTACCGCAGCCGGGCCGTTGATATGAGCAAGGTAACTGTAGAGGATTATCTGGACGATATTCGTACAATTATCAATGAATGCGGACAGCCTCCAATACTGATCGGCTTCAGTATGGGCGGAATCCTCAGTCAGAAAATAGCGGAATCGGCAGCGCTCGCCGGCCTGGTCATTATAGACTCCAGTCTGAGCCGGGAAGTACACGAACAGGCACCTTATCCCGATCTGGTTCCGGTCGTACCGGGGCTGATTATTCCTCCACCGATCCGTGAGGAAACAACCAGTCTGGATGAATCGGCAGATGATATTGCTTTTCAGCGAAAATATTTATCGATGGAAGCAGCATTGGCATTTGGCACTATTTCAGTCGCATTTGGTGCACAGCAGGGTATTTCTATTGATGGCAGCCTGATTAAGGCACCTGCTCTTGTGATCAAAGCGGTAAATAATGATATCGAAGATCGTCAGGGCCGACTGACTGCCAAGCAGCTGCATGCGGAATATACAGGGCTGCAGGGTACGACCCACACTGGCTTGCTGGTCGGGCAGCGTTACCATGAAGGTGCAGATCGAATCCTGACATGGCTGGAACAGTTGGGCAATTGATCATGCTTCTCCCTCTACCTGATTCTCTGTTGCATCTTCTGTCCGAATCGCTTGGAGCCCGGGCAGCAAAAGCCCCCCGTATCGCATAGGCAGAGGGGCTTTACTATTCGGAAATAAGATGGATAGACAGCCTGTACGCCTACCAGTTGCGAAGAACATCCGGCAGGCTGATAACCATAAGAAAAGACGTTCTATATATTCTTGTTATTCCAATGTAATTTCGATCTCCGGTCCAGTTAACTCTTCCCATAGCTGTGGATTGCGATTCAGGTATTTCTCAAACCAAGCGACTATATATTTTTGGGAAGCCATATAGGCTCTGGGCTTGGAACGAATCGCATGTTGTTCCCCTGCGAAGATCATCATCTCTGCAGGCTTGTTCTGCATCCGCAGTGCAGTAAACAGCTGCTCGGACTCACCCACAGGTACATTATGGTCCTGTTCGCCGTGCAGCATCAGCACAGGCGCTTCTATATGCTGACTGTAAAACAAAGGCGACTGCTGTACATATATTTCCGGATGAGACCAGGGATAGCTGCCGGATAAGGCCGATAATCCATACAGGTAGCCTACCTGACTGCTTCCCCAGTAGCTGGTAATATTGCTGATCCCTCCAATGGTACAGACCGCGCTAAACCAGGAAGTGTGTGCTGCCAGCAGATAACTCAAAAAGCCTCCATAGCTGCCCCCATAAATACCAATGGCCTGTCGGTTGATTACAGGATAGCGTTCCAATACCTGTTCCAGCATTTCGCTGATCTCCTCGACAGCCTGTCGTCCCCAATCATTCACATGCCGGTCAGCAGAACCTGCCCCGTAACCGGCTGCTCCCAGTGGATTCAATACGAGTACAGCCATGCCATGGGTAACCAGACACTGATGCAGTGGATCGAATCCCTGCAGCAGCGGTGATGCACCGCCGTACAGATACACAACCAGCGGAATTGATGATGATTGTGCCCGCGCGGAATATTCCGGCCAGGCGATCCACATTCTTGCTTTTGCCCTGTCGCTGTTCTCTTCTTCACCATACGGCTCAATAGGCTGATAAACCGACCAATCGCTGAATATTGCCTCCCCTGCTGCAAAAGTATCCGGCTGCTGCTTGATGGGATACCATGATTCAGCTGCTTCGGGATACTGTAAAGGAGATGTATACCATGCGGGTTCATAAGGACGACCCTGATTGGAATACAGGGCTAATGCTGTGCCTGCTGTAGTAAAACTGTGCAAACGGGCTGCACCTGCATCCAGACAAACGGTATAGCGCGCTGCCTGGTCATTCCCTTCCAGCCCATAACAGTCGACCATCCCGGTAGCAGAACCGGCCGTAATCACATAGCGCAGATGATCTTCGTTGACCCAGACCATCTCCTGATTCAGCCGGGCAATACCTACAGGGGTACCGGATTGGGCAGGAGACGGATGATCCAGCTGATAAATAGAGCCATCGCTCAGCTGTAAAATATGGGTACGCAGATCGTAGATATTTACGCCGTATCCGTTCTCTTTCGTTGGTTCTTTCCAGCGGGAGCCTATATAGGAGAGCTTTTCGCCGGAAGGAGACAGCTGCATACCGGTAATAAGGGCATTGGGCAGCTGCTGCACCGTATCCTTGCCGGACAGCAGGTTCAGCTGATGCAGCAGCAGCACCGGATGCACCGAGTCGCTGCGCTGTTCTTCGATATAATACAGGCTGCCGCTGGAACCATGTATATGCAAATGCTGTACATCATGCATTTTAGGCGACAACCGCTGCAGGAGCACTTCTCCACCTGGCATACGCTGTTGTAAAAGTAGTCTTCCGATGACCTTTTGCGGTCTCCACCAGGGTAGCCGCTCCGGCAGTTCCCGAATATGCAGTACCCGGTATTCTTCCGGGCCATCATGATCATCACACACAAAAAACAACTCATCTGCCTGAGGATGCCAGGCCAATTGTCCAGCATGATGCAGTCCCGAAATCAAGATTCGTTCCTGGCCGGTCATCATTTCCAGGCAAACAATCATATCCCAGTATCCTTCAGCCGCAACAGCAACAAAAGCCAGTCGCAAGCTGTCTGCCGAGAAACGCAGGGTATGCGGCTCCCGGATCGACAGACTTCGATGCAGCTTCAGTTCGTCATCGGTAACTTGATAAATCTGGAGCTGATACGTGTACATATCCTGAGCCATATCGGGATGACGGATGATCATTGCAGCCCATTTCCCGTTCGGGGATACTGCTGCTTCTATGTATTCGCTCCATGTATCCATGGAGTGCAAGCTGAATCGTGCTCGGGCTGCCTCAGGGTCCAGTGGCAGAACGCCTATCTCATCTTGCAGCATTCCTGGCAAGTGTTGTTGCTGGGCATATTTGTCGGTGGTGTTTGCGCTTTTGGGCGACTCCGGGCAGTACAGCAGCAGTGACAAACGATGTGAACCCGGATACAGCTGTATAGGCTCGGCAGCTTCTTCCCTGTGCTGTCCATTGCAGTACAATCGTCCCTTCTCCAGCAGATCGCTCCCCTCCAGAGCCTGAATTTGGATCTCTGCTGCTGCTGTTACGATCACTTCTGTTCTCCACAGCTCAATCGTTCCATACGCTTCCTGTACAGTCGCCTGCTGCCGTGATGCAGAACGTAAATCCTCTGGCGACGTAAGCATCACCGCATACCGATCCATCATCTCTTCCAGCTGCTCCTCATCATAACGAAAAGGCAGCTGCATCGCGGTCTCCAGATACCAGCCGCTCCAGCGAGCACGTGTATCCATCAGACTTTCTCCTGCGTCGGTTCTGCAAAAATAGTTGCAGCTTCCTCCCGTTCAAAGCACAGATTCACTGTCCGAACCTGTGCACGTGTACGGTGCATTACGCCCGCCGGTACCTTGAATACCTCGCCCGGTCCAATCGCCAGAGTGATGCCATCCGGCAGATCCATGAGCAGCTCCCCCTCCAGCACCATAAAAATCTCGTCCGAATCGGGATGGTAATGCCACTGGTAGTCTCCGGTAAAAACAGCGATCCGTACGCAATGGTCATTGGCCTGCTCCAGAATAAAATTGCTGTATTCTTCCTGAACCTGATTGGCAATCATCGACAGATTTAGTGTTTTCCATTCGGTCATGTGCACACCCCATTTTCTTAATATGCGTTGTTTAAATCGGTTTGAGCGGATCTGCTGCCAGGGTTTGTTCTTTTTTCGCTGCATGCGATTTGAGCAGCACATACACCAGCAGCAAAACAGCCGAAATACCGGCAGAGCCTGCGCAAAGTGTCAAAAACAGCGACAGCATTTCCACGGATGCCTTCGATAATAAAGTTGCGAATAATATAGCATTTAATGCTACTCCCGAGAAGGTCGCATACATAAATAATCCGGTAATCCGTCCTGTCTGGCTTACAGGGTTATTTTTCAGCAAATAAGAATGGACGCCTACGCCGAATAGCTGGCCAAATAACAGCATGAGCGAGGAGGCTATAATAGATACGGTAAACTGATTCAGCAGTCCCATCAGGAACAGCGACAGGGCAATACATAATGAGGCTACGCCAACAATATGAATCAGCTGAAACTTCTTGCGCAGCTGTACAATCAGCAGCGCTCCCAGCAGTCCGCCGAGTCCATTGGCTACATAAACATAACTCAGACCGATTTCACCCACTCCATACACATTACGGGCAATCACATTCGGATACAGATTAATCACACCTGCACCCAGATTCAGAAAGAAAATAGACAATACCGCCAGATTAATGAGTTTACTGGTCGGAGCCGCTGCTTGTTTAGTCGATTCAACAGACGGAGGTGCCTGTTTGCCACCGGTGTTTTTTTGCAGAAGTGCCCAGAAAATCACAATCGAAGCTGCGAATGTCAGCAGATCAATAAATACAATTTTCTGAAAATCAAGGTAGATTAGCAGCAGCGGACCACACATCGTGCCGATCAGTGTACACAGCCAGTCCAGATTGGAGACGACTGCCAGCGCAGGGGTAATATGCTCTTCATCGATCTGCTTGCGGATATACACCGATTGGGCAGAAGAAAATACCGGTGTGAACAGGCTCAGGATCATCACAATAATCAGACTCATGACGACAATTCCGCTATCGGTAAAATTGTGCACAAACAGCAGCGGCAGCAGCAGTACAGCCCGTGAGATATCTATCCAGATCAGGGTACGCCGACTATCGAAGCGGTCTGTCCAGGGCGATAACAGCTTTCCTCCCAGCAGGACAGGCACATAGACAAGCACGATCGTCCAGCCCAGCACCGAGTTGGAGCCATTTTGCTGGTCATAAAGGGCATAGACGAATCCTGCACGAAATGCCCAGTTACCAAACTGACTGAGTGCATAAGCCAGATAGACCGGCCATAACCGGGCCAAAACTATATTCATGATTATATACCTCCTTGGAAATGGATAAAGCAGTGGCATAGACGCAGTTGAGGACATGATGACGGATGCCAACACCTCGTCATCATGTCCTCATCCAGGCCGGATCGAATACTCAGGAGACGGTCGTCGTTTCCCGAATCAGGTGATCGACATAATCATTATCCTGCTTATGCTGACGGGCATATTCAAACTCTGCCAGAGCCTGTTCGGTCTCATGGAGCGCACGATATACAATTCCGCGATTAATCCGGTAATCCGGGTCGGCATCCAGTTCAATAGCCTGGTTGATCCATGCCAGACTTTGTTCATACTGCTCCTGCTCGAATGCC
It encodes the following:
- a CDS encoding MarR family winged helix-turn-helix transcriptional regulator, with product MKTTDAVSLISKIREQVNRFIVAEMAKRGVEGIATSHGDIIYTLAGKPRMTMAEISRSIRKDKSTVTALIDKLIRLELVHKEKDANDTRITFVSLTPKGEALKPVFEEISRELMDSFYTGFSAEEKKELLRLLLKVHHNF
- a CDS encoding alpha/beta fold hydrolase; amino-acid sequence: MIDYTTLLPDHTTKYIGEYDLYLEMYNAENPAAPTSERPPLLFVHGAYTGSWMWSKYIPHFVRSGWTCYCMNLRGHYRSRAVDMSKVTVEDYLDDIRTIINECGQPPILIGFSMGGILSQKIAESAALAGLVIIDSSLSREVHEQAPYPDLVPVVPGLIIPPPIREETTSLDESADDIAFQRKYLSMEAALAFGTISVAFGAQQGISIDGSLIKAPALVIKAVNNDIEDRQGRLTAKQLHAEYTGLQGTTHTGLLVGQRYHEGADRILTWLEQLGN
- a CDS encoding alpha/beta hydrolase family protein is translated as MDTRARWSGWYLETAMQLPFRYDEEQLEEMMDRYAVMLTSPEDLRSASRQQATVQEAYGTIELWRTEVIVTAAAEIQIQALEGSDLLEKGRLYCNGQHREEAAEPIQLYPGSHRLSLLLYCPESPKSANTTDKYAQQQHLPGMLQDEIGVLPLDPEAARARFSLHSMDTWSEYIEAAVSPNGKWAAMIIRHPDMAQDMYTYQLQIYQVTDDELKLHRSLSIREPHTLRFSADSLRLAFVAVAAEGYWDMIVCLEMMTGQERILISGLHHAGQLAWHPQADELFFVCDDHDGPEEYRVLHIRELPERLPWWRPQKVIGRLLLQQRMPGGEVLLQRLSPKMHDVQHLHIHGSSGSLYYIEEQRSDSVHPVLLLHQLNLLSGKDTVQQLPNALITGMQLSPSGEKLSYIGSRWKEPTKENGYGVNIYDLRTHILQLSDGSIYQLDHPSPAQSGTPVGIARLNQEMVWVNEDHLRYVITAGSATGMVDCYGLEGNDQAARYTVCLDAGAARLHSFTTAGTALALYSNQGRPYEPAWYTSPLQYPEAAESWYPIKQQPDTFAAGEAIFSDWSVYQPIEPYGEEENSDRAKARMWIAWPEYSARAQSSSIPLVVYLYGGASPLLQGFDPLHQCLVTHGMAVLVLNPLGAAGYGAGSADRHVNDWGRQAVEEISEMLEQVLERYPVINRQAIGIYGGSYGGFLSYLLAAHTSWFSAVCTIGGISNITSYWGSSQVGYLYGLSALSGSYPWSHPEIYVQQSPLFYSQHIEAPVLMLHGEQDHNVPVGESEQLFTALRMQNKPAEMMIFAGEQHAIRSKPRAYMASQKYIVAWFEKYLNRNPQLWEELTGPEIEITLE
- a CDS encoding cupin domain-containing protein yields the protein MTEWKTLNLSMIANQVQEEYSNFILEQANDHCVRIAVFTGDYQWHYHPDSDEIFMVLEGELLMDLPDGITLAIGPGEVFKVPAGVMHRTRAQVRTVNLCFEREEAATIFAEPTQEKV
- a CDS encoding MFS transporter, whose amino-acid sequence is MNIVLARLWPVYLAYALSQFGNWAFRAGFVYALYDQQNGSNSVLGWTIVLVYVPVLLGGKLLSPWTDRFDSRRTLIWIDISRAVLLLPLLFVHNFTDSGIVVMSLIIVMILSLFTPVFSSAQSVYIRKQIDEEHITPALAVVSNLDWLCTLIGTMCGPLLLIYLDFQKIVFIDLLTFAASIVIFWALLQKNTGGKQAPPSVESTKQAAAPTSKLINLAVLSIFFLNLGAGVINLYPNVIARNVYGVGEIGLSYVYVANGLGGLLGALLIVQLRKKFQLIHIVGVASLCIALSLFLMGLLNQFTVSIIASSLMLLFGQLFGVGVHSYLLKNNPVSQTGRITGLFMYATFSGVALNAILFATLLSKASVEMLSLFLTLCAGSAGISAVLLLVYVLLKSHAAKKEQTLAADPLKPI